A window from Gemmatimonadaceae bacterium encodes these proteins:
- a CDS encoding ABC transporter ATP-binding protein, whose amino-acid sequence MMRPMLQPAGAGPANFWRDIVSLLWRERSLVARGIGLVSLNRAAALAMPVAAKVAIDDVIGAHRSGVIVPLGGLVLAAVVVEASTASRTTTLAGEGAQRIVTRVRDELHAHVIRLPVRYFDAAPAGELSSRILDDTDRLRGLIGPIVVSLSGAVIMAVVAFVIIAWVAWPIALGLGILFSVAVMRVARAYAGVSAAHAAVCERQAAVGARLTESVVGIRAIKSRGSEQWQCDAFARRSRALSEAVVDAVRRSARLTAGVTAGSGAVALLLLVGGATAIASGAMTLGDLAMIAYLTGLLTTPLVQAAAMSSEIGQASAALARIRELRAMPNEYAEDRGTSPVHQVLGAVELEHVSYGYHAGAYALRDVSFFAAPGTTVALVGASGAGKSTVCRLLLAFDRPTEGRVLIDGRDLACLERRGYRAFVGAVLQDDVLFSGTIADVIRCGRHGVAMADVRIAARLAGCDAFIAAMPNGYATMVGERGVGLSGGQRQRLTIARALIGAPSIIVLDEAMSSLDAESEAAVQEGLDVLRRGRTTFVVAHRLSTVESADQIIVLDHGRVVEHGCHDELIARRGVYRRLYERQWRGERSARPSRGPLCAQHAPRMLEEGL is encoded by the coding sequence ATGATGCGGCCGATGTTGCAGCCTGCCGGCGCCGGGCCCGCGAATTTCTGGCGCGACATCGTCTCGCTCCTCTGGCGCGAACGCAGCTTGGTGGCGCGGGGGATCGGTCTCGTCTCGCTCAATCGAGCCGCGGCGCTGGCGATGCCCGTGGCGGCGAAGGTGGCCATCGACGACGTGATCGGCGCCCACCGGTCCGGCGTCATCGTTCCGTTAGGCGGGCTCGTGTTGGCGGCGGTCGTCGTGGAAGCCAGCACCGCCTCTCGAACGACGACGCTCGCGGGGGAAGGCGCGCAGCGCATCGTCACGCGCGTGCGCGACGAGCTCCATGCGCACGTGATCCGGCTCCCGGTGCGCTACTTCGATGCTGCGCCCGCGGGCGAGCTATCGTCGCGGATCCTGGACGACACCGATCGGCTTCGTGGACTGATCGGGCCCATCGTCGTGTCGCTGAGCGGAGCGGTCATCATGGCCGTCGTCGCGTTCGTGATCATTGCCTGGGTGGCGTGGCCGATCGCCCTCGGGTTAGGCATACTCTTCTCCGTTGCCGTGATGCGTGTCGCACGCGCGTATGCCGGCGTCTCGGCGGCGCACGCCGCCGTCTGCGAGCGACAGGCCGCGGTCGGTGCGCGGCTGACGGAGTCGGTGGTTGGCATTCGCGCCATCAAGAGCCGCGGTAGCGAGCAATGGCAGTGCGACGCGTTCGCGCGGCGATCGCGTGCGCTGAGCGAGGCTGTCGTCGACGCCGTTCGACGCAGCGCGAGACTCACGGCGGGTGTGACGGCGGGGAGCGGAGCCGTGGCGCTACTGCTGCTGGTGGGCGGCGCCACGGCCATCGCATCCGGCGCCATGACGTTAGGCGACCTGGCGATGATCGCCTATCTCACCGGACTGCTCACCACGCCGCTCGTGCAAGCGGCGGCGATGAGCAGCGAGATCGGGCAGGCCAGCGCGGCACTGGCGCGCATTCGCGAGCTCCGCGCGATGCCTAACGAATACGCCGAGGATCGCGGCACGTCGCCCGTACATCAGGTACTGGGCGCCGTCGAGCTGGAGCACGTGAGCTACGGATATCACGCGGGCGCGTACGCGCTGCGCGACGTGAGCTTCTTCGCGGCGCCGGGCACGACCGTCGCACTCGTGGGTGCGAGCGGTGCGGGCAAGAGCACGGTGTGCCGACTGCTCCTGGCGTTCGACCGTCCGACGGAGGGCCGCGTGCTGATCGACGGGCGTGATCTGGCTTGCCTCGAGCGTCGAGGCTATCGCGCGTTCGTCGGCGCGGTGTTGCAGGATGACGTGCTCTTCTCGGGCACCATCGCGGACGTCATTCGGTGCGGGCGGCATGGCGTGGCCATGGCCGATGTAAGAATCGCCGCCCGCCTCGCCGGTTGCGATGCGTTCATCGCGGCGATGCCTAACGGATATGCGACGATGGTGGGCGAGCGCGGCGTCGGGCTGTCCGGCGGGCAGCGGCAGCGGCTCACGATCGCCCGCGCACTGATCGGTGCGCCATCGATCATCGTGCTGGACGAGGCCATGTCGAGTCTCGATGCCGAAAGTGAGGCCGCAGTGCAGGAGGGTCTGGACGTGCTGCGGCGAGGCCGCACGACGTTCGTTGTTGCGCATCGGCTGTCGACAGTCGAGAGCGCGGATCAAATCATCGTGCTCGACCACGGCCGCGTGGTGGAGCACGGTTGTCACGATGAACTGATCGCGAGGCGCGGGGTCTATCGGCGGCTCTACGAGCGGCAGTGGCGTGGCGAGCGCAGCGCGCGGCCGTCGCGCGGCCCGCTGTGCGCGCAACACGCACCGCGGATGCTGGAGGAGGGTCTATGA
- a CDS encoding peptide ABC transporter substrate-binding protein, whose amino-acid sequence MQFVQRARDCCRVVGCSTLALGASCAQAHDPSRDHTLVVALAAEPTLLLPPLLGETPGFIVADQILERLAEPDSTLDTRGDRAFRPRLAESWTWAEDSLSIAFRIAADARWHDGLPVTARDVRFTFTLYTDTAVASPAASLLANIDSVHVRNKHVAVFWFHRRHAQQFFDATYHMRILPEHLLAGLPRPALRHGAFARAPTGSGPFRFTRWVPGQLLELESDTMYRGGRSHFRRLVFTIAPDPSAALIRALDREVDVLPNVERPQIAGVARSRTLSPVRWASLSSGLVMLNLRDPGSRRRPHAILGDPSVRRALTAAIDRTRLTSAALGESATAATGPLPAALLRGAPALLPQPDLPLAMSLLDDAGWTMPSDRDTRRRDGTPLRFTLLVSTTAPVGQRVAVLMQDELRRVGADMDVEPVDNATLAARLSAHRFDAALVALDWDPSPFSARQLWGTPSNPAAETSNFSGYSDSVFDSLIDAADTARDSTTARIAERRAWRTLVHDAPAIWLYDFERVAAIRRCIQPRGVRADAWWAGLSRWTVRDGCQP is encoded by the coding sequence ATGCAGTTCGTCCAACGAGCTCGTGACTGCTGTCGGGTCGTCGGCTGCTCGACGCTTGCGTTGGGCGCCTCGTGCGCGCAGGCGCACGACCCATCGCGCGATCACACACTCGTCGTCGCGCTGGCGGCGGAGCCGACGCTGCTCTTGCCGCCCCTGCTCGGCGAAACGCCGGGCTTCATTGTCGCCGACCAGATTCTGGAGCGCCTCGCCGAACCCGATTCCACGCTCGACACGAGAGGCGATCGCGCGTTCCGGCCGCGGCTCGCCGAAAGTTGGACATGGGCCGAGGATTCCCTCTCGATTGCCTTTCGCATCGCTGCAGACGCGCGCTGGCACGACGGCCTCCCGGTCACCGCCCGCGACGTGCGCTTTACGTTCACGCTCTACACCGACACCGCCGTCGCATCCCCGGCGGCATCGCTGCTCGCCAACATCGACTCCGTCCACGTACGAAACAAGCACGTCGCGGTGTTCTGGTTCCATCGCCGGCATGCCCAACAGTTCTTTGATGCCACGTACCACATGCGGATTCTTCCCGAGCACCTGCTCGCCGGTTTGCCGCGTCCTGCGCTGCGCCACGGCGCGTTCGCGCGCGCGCCGACGGGCAGCGGCCCGTTCCGCTTCACGCGATGGGTCCCTGGACAACTGCTCGAGCTGGAATCGGACACGATGTATCGCGGCGGCCGATCGCACTTCCGTCGTCTCGTTTTCACGATTGCGCCTGACCCATCGGCGGCGTTGATCCGCGCGCTTGATCGGGAAGTCGATGTGCTTCCCAACGTCGAGCGCCCGCAGATCGCTGGCGTCGCGCGGTCGCGCACGCTGTCGCCGGTGCGATGGGCGTCGCTGTCGAGCGGCCTCGTGATGCTGAACCTGCGCGATCCGGGATCGCGCCGCCGGCCGCACGCCATCCTCGGCGATCCGTCCGTTAGGCGAGCGCTGACCGCGGCCATCGATCGCACGCGCCTCACCAGCGCCGCGTTGGGCGAAAGCGCTACCGCCGCCACCGGACCTCTGCCCGCGGCGTTGCTGCGCGGTGCGCCGGCGCTGCTTCCCCAACCCGATCTGCCGCTCGCCATGTCTCTGCTGGACGATGCCGGTTGGACTATGCCTTCCGACCGGGACACTCGTCGCCGCGACGGTACGCCGCTCCGATTCACGCTGCTCGTGTCGACCACAGCTCCGGTAGGCCAGCGCGTCGCCGTGCTCATGCAGGACGAACTGCGACGTGTGGGCGCCGACATGGATGTCGAGCCCGTAGACAATGCCACACTCGCCGCGCGGCTTTCGGCTCATCGCTTCGACGCCGCACTCGTCGCCCTTGACTGGGACCCCAGCCCGTTCAGCGCCCGACAGCTCTGGGGCACGCCGAGCAATCCGGCCGCCGAGACGTCCAACTTCAGCGGGTACAGCGATTCCGTATTCGACTCGTTGATCGACGCAGCGGACACTGCGCGCGACTCGACAACCGCACGCATCGCGGAACGGCGCGCATGGCGGACACTCGTTCATGACGCGCCAGCAATTTGGCTCTACGACTTCGAGCGCGTCGCCGCCATCCGCCGGTGCATCCAGCCGCGAGGTGTTCGC
- a CDS encoding PqqD family protein, which yields MKSSRIRWLSAIQGRAQLAHAPTRKAEMWYRRKQRNSATQVHTSRFARCPQVRATTRGDETVLLDVAHGRYYTLNEVGSRIWALVCEGVPFVEIVNRVCAEYDVSRERGERDAELLIRQMLGESLLRCDR from the coding sequence GTGAAAAGTTCGCGCATTCGCTGGCTGTCGGCGATACAGGGTCGAGCGCAGCTTGCTCACGCGCCAACGAGGAAGGCCGAGATGTGGTATCGCCGCAAGCAACGAAATAGCGCTACCCAGGTTCACACCTCGCGATTCGCGCGATGTCCGCAGGTGCGAGCAACCACGCGCGGCGACGAAACCGTTCTGCTCGACGTAGCGCACGGCCGTTACTACACCCTCAACGAAGTCGGGAGCCGCATTTGGGCGCTGGTGTGTGAAGGCGTGCCATTCGTCGAGATTGTGAACCGGGTGTGCGCCGAATACGACGTGTCGCGCGAGCGGGGCGAACGGGACGCTGAGCTCCTCATCCGACAAATGCTGGGCGAGTCGCTGCTTCGATGCGACCGATGA